In Clostridium ljungdahlii DSM 13528, the genomic window CCAATAATAAATGGAACAGGTTTTGCCTTTAAGGAAGTGCAGGGCGGAGAGGAAAAGCGGTTTGATATAGTTATAACTTATAATAAGAAAATGTATATAGTGGAGCTTAAAATATGGCGTGGTGAAGAGTACCACGAAAAAGGACTTGTCCAGCTCGGAGAATACTTGGAGCAGTACAGTCTAGATCAGGGATATCTTCTGATATTTGACTTTAGAAAACTAAAAGATGAAGTGGGAAAAGTAAATGAGGTTAATGTTAAGATAGGAAATAGGAAGAAAAGGATAGTGGAAGTTTATTGCTAATAATATGATTATGATATAATATAAGTAAAGAAGGATTAAAATAATAATCATATAATATAATCGATAAAAATTGAATATTTTTAGTACGGGTGATTAAAAGTGATAGATGATAAATTGAAAATTGAGTTAGAAACAATTTTTAGCAAATATGCAGAAATTGAAAAAGTTTTATTATTTGGGTCACGAGCTAGAGGAGATAATAGGTACAATTCCGATATAGATTTATGCATATTTGGAGAAGGTGTAACTCATTTAATTTTAGCAAAAATAAATATGGATGTAAATGAATTAAATACATGCCTAAGCTTTGATATATTATCCATTAATGAGCTTAGCAAAAAAGAATTAATAGATAATATATTAAAAGAAGGTGTTGTTATATATAATGAAGAGATTAGATGAAAGAATATATGATTTTATAAATGCCTTGAGTAGATTAAGAGAAGCCTTAGAAAAAGATATTACAGATGATATAATAGTAGATGGTATTATTCAGAGATTTGAATTTACATTTGAGCAAAGTTGGAAGGTTATGAAGCTTTATCTAGAGGATCAAGGAATATTGGATGAAGCTTTAGCACCAAGAAGCACTATAAGAGTGGCTTTTAAGCATAAAATAATATCTAATGGAGACTTATGGATTGAGATGATGTTAGATAGAAATAGAACATCTCATATGTATGATGAAACAACTGCTAAAAATATAGTTGAAAGAATCAAAAAAGTGTATATTAATGAATTTAATGATTTGGAGAAATTCTTAAAAGAGTAGCAGACAAAATGAAAATTGAGTAACAGATACCTGTAAAATAATGTAATAATATTTCTAGAACAGTCATTGAATTGGCTGCTCTTTTTAGTATATCTAAATAATTATAAAAAGAACAAATGTTTGCATAAAATTAATTTTATATGATCATAATAAAAATATAGCTTTAATAATGGAAAAATATGATTGGTATAGATTATAATAAAAAAATGTATATACTGAAGCTTAAAATATGGCGTGGAGAAGATTACCATAAAAAGGGACTAATGCAGCTTAGAGAATATTTAGATCAGTATGGATTAAGTCAAGGATACCTTTTAATATTTGATTTTAGAAAACTTAAAGAAGAAACAGAAAAAGCAAATGAAGTCAATGTTAAAATAGAAAATAGGAAGAAAAGGATAGTGGAAGTTTATTGCTAAGTTTTCTTAAGCGTCTTAAATTTATAACTTAAGAGCCAAGCATTAGATGTTCCAAGCATAAAGGTTTTGAAAACAGATTAAAGTGATAAATTATAGGGGTAAAAATATGTTAACTTTATGTATGATAGTTAAGAATGAAGAAGAAAATTTAAAAAATTGTTTATCAAAAATAGCTAATTTTGTGGATGAGATAGTTATTGTAGATACTGGATCAAAAGACAGTACAAAGTCTATTGCTTTAGAGTTTACAGATAAAATTTATGATTTTAAGTGGTGCAGTGATTTTTCCAAAGCTAGAAATTTTTCTATATCAAAAGCGTTAAATGATTGGATACTTATTTTAGATGCAGATGAGTTTGTAACACAGTTCTCTACATATAATATAGATAGATTTATAAACAATTCTTCAAATAAAAATAAAGTGGGTAGGATTCAGAGAATTAATATAATGGAGGATTCGAGTGGAAATAAGAAATATATAGAAAGGGTAAATAGACTTTTTAATAAAAACTATTTTCACTATGAAGGAATAATTCATGAACAGATTACAGCCTTAGATGGTAAAACTTATGAAACAGATATGCTAGATATAACTGCAGAGCATGTAGGCTATACAAAGGAAGTATTAAAAAGAACAGATAAACTTAAAAGAAATATAGATTTATTGGAAATAGCAGTGAAAAGTAACGCAGAAGATCCTTATCTTTATTTTCAACTAGGTAAGTCCTATTATATGCTGACGGATTACAAAACTTCTGTATTATATTTTGAAAAGGCTTTATCTTTTAATTTAGATTTTAGACTGGAGTATGTTGAGGATCTGGTAGAGACTTATGGATATTCTCTAATTAATAGCAATAGGTATTCAGAGGCACTTATTTTAGAAAAATGTATTGAGATTTACTCAAAGTCTGCTGATTTTCATTTCCTTATGGGACTAATATATATGAATAATGCTAAATTCACACAGGCAATAGAAAGCTTTTTAGAGTGTACCAGGTTTCCATATGCTAAGGTGGAAGGAATAACTACATATATTTCGTATTATAATATAGGGGTTATTTATGAAGTGCTTGGTTTTAGAGAAAAAGCTATAGAATATTATAATATGTGTGGTAACTATGAGCAGGCAAGAAACAGGCTTAAGGTGCTTTAGCCCCCTAAATGTAAATTTTAGAGATTAGGAATAGCTTTAATTGGCTGTTCTTTTTTAGTATCTTAAATTGTTAAAAAGAACAAACGTTTGTATAAGATTATATTCTTGCGGCCATAATAAAAATATGCCGTATATAATGGAAAAATATGATTGTTATAGATTATAATAAAAGTAGAAGATTAAGAAATTTTGTGGAGATGAACACTATCTATAAAAAGGTGGTTTTTAAATTATGGAAAAGGAATTTAATGTAACGGGAACCTGCATACCTGAAATGCATTATATGGTAGATATATCAAATAAATTGGATAAAGTATTTAAGCTTATTGAAAAGGGAAAGTATTTTGTGATAAATAGACCAAGACAATATGGAAAAACTACAACTTTATATATGCTTGAGAGGACTTTGAATAAAAATGAAGAATACTTTGTTATTTCTATAAGCTTTGAGGGAGTTGGAGATCTAATATTTGAGAAAGAACAAAGCTTTGTAAAGGCATTTTTAGAAATAATGGCTGACAGTTTATATTTCCAGCATGAAACGTTATCAGCCTTTTTAGAAGAGGAAAAAAGGAATGTAATTAACTTTAAGGATTTATCGAGAGCTATAACTAAATTTGTTATGAAGAGTAATAAAAAAGTAATACTTATGATAGATGAGGTAGATAAAAGCAGCAATAATCAATTGTTTTTAAGTTTCTTAGGAATGCTTAGAAATAAATATTTACTCAGAAATGTGGGAAAAGACAAAACCTTTCACAGTGTAATACTTGCAGGAGTGCATGACGTCAAGAGCTTAAAGCTTAAAATAAGATCTGATGAAGATCATAAATACAACAGTCCCTGGAATATAGC contains:
- a CDS encoding nucleotidyltransferase family protein, which translates into the protein MIDDKLKIELETIFSKYAEIEKVLLFGSRARGDNRYNSDIDLCIFGEGVTHLILAKINMDVNELNTCLSFDILSINELSKKELIDNILKEGVVIYNEEIR
- a CDS encoding nucleotidyltransferase substrate binding protein, encoding MKRLDERIYDFINALSRLREALEKDITDDIIVDGIIQRFEFTFEQSWKVMKLYLEDQGILDEALAPRSTIRVAFKHKIISNGDLWIEMMLDRNRTSHMYDETTAKNIVERIKKVYINEFNDLEKFLKE
- a CDS encoding glycosyltransferase: MLTLCMIVKNEEENLKNCLSKIANFVDEIVIVDTGSKDSTKSIALEFTDKIYDFKWCSDFSKARNFSISKALNDWILILDADEFVTQFSTYNIDRFINNSSNKNKVGRIQRINIMEDSSGNKKYIERVNRLFNKNYFHYEGIIHEQITALDGKTYETDMLDITAEHVGYTKEVLKRTDKLKRNIDLLEIAVKSNAEDPYLYFQLGKSYYMLTDYKTSVLYFEKALSFNLDFRLEYVEDLVETYGYSLINSNRYSEALILEKCIEIYSKSADFHFLMGLIYMNNAKFTQAIESFLECTRFPYAKVEGITTYISYYNIGVIYEVLGFREKAIEYYNMCGNYEQARNRLKVL